The stretch of DNA GTCGTCGCCACCGCCGAGCCGCGGATCGCCGAGCTCGAGACGATGGCCGAGGCCGCCGGCTTCGACCCCGCCGGGGCACACGGCGGCTGGCGGAACCAGCTCGGCACGCTCGGCTCGGGCAACCACTTCATCGAGGTCTCGCTCGACGAGCAGGACCGGGTCTGGCTGTTCCTGCACTCCGGCTCGCGGGGCGTCGGCAACAAGATCGCCCAGCGGCACATCGCGGTCGCGAAGCGGATGATGCAGCGCTGGTGGATCGAGCTGCCGGACCCCGACCTGGCCTACCTCGTCGAGGGCACGCCGGAGTTCGACCGGTACATCGCCGAGCTCCGCTGGGCGCAGCACTTCGCCCTGCTCAACCGCGAGGAGATGATGGACCGCGTCGTCCGGCAGCTGTCCGAGGTGCTCGGGCAGCCCGTGGACGAGCAGGAGCGGATCAACTGCCACCACAACTTCACGCAGCGCGAGACGCACTGGGGGAAGAGCGTGTGGGTGTCCCGCAAGGGGGCGATCCAGGCGACGGCGGGGCAGCCCGGCCTCATCCCGGGGTCGATGGGCACCGCGTCGTACGTGGTCGAGGGGCTCGGCAACAAGCCTTCGCTCGAGTCCTCGCCGCACGGGGCCGGACGCCTGTTCTCGCGGTCCGCTGCCCGGCGGACCTTCACGCACGAGCAGCTGCGCGAGGCGATGGCGGGGATCGAGTACCGCGACACCGACGCGTTCCTCGACGAGATCCCCGCGGCGTACAAGCCGATCGACCAGGTGATGGCGGACGCCGCCGACCTGGTCGCGATCCGGCACACGCTGCGGCAGGTCGTCAACGTCAAGGGTGACTGACCGCGGACGGGAGGCGCGTGGCCGTGTCCGCCACGCGCCTCCCGTCCGACGGCGGTCACGTCCCGTCACGCACCGGTC from Curtobacterium sp. SGAir0471 encodes:
- a CDS encoding RtcB family protein; protein product: MQKITDRLLSWASMLEENTEQQARTTARMPFVFPHLALMPDAHLGLGATVGSVIPTLGAVMPAAVGVDIGCGMIAVRTQFGKADLPSDLQPLREQIERAVPLSAGASNRKVVATAEPRIAELETMAEAAGFDPAGAHGGWRNQLGTLGSGNHFIEVSLDEQDRVWLFLHSGSRGVGNKIAQRHIAVAKRMMQRWWIELPDPDLAYLVEGTPEFDRYIAELRWAQHFALLNREEMMDRVVRQLSEVLGQPVDEQERINCHHNFTQRETHWGKSVWVSRKGAIQATAGQPGLIPGSMGTASYVVEGLGNKPSLESSPHGAGRLFSRSAARRTFTHEQLREAMAGIEYRDTDAFLDEIPAAYKPIDQVMADAADLVAIRHTLRQVVNVKGD